The proteins below come from a single Parageobacillus thermoglucosidasius genomic window:
- a CDS encoding RNA-binding protein yields the protein MEIYQHFRKEEHHFIDQVLEWQETVKRQYAPKLTDFLDPREQQIVQSVIGRDEEVHFSFFGGASFTERKRALLYPPYFQPSEEDYEIALFEVRYPSKFVTIGHRQVLGALMSLGLRRGKFGDILMKDEQIQFLAANEVADYIRLHLHAIGKANVSVEKKPLTDIIKLEENWQDAMITVSSLRLDAILSQAFHASRQKIQSCIENGLVKVNWKIVDQAHFECRQGDVLSARGFGRCKIIAMDGKTKKDRWRIRIGIQK from the coding sequence ATGGAAATATACCAGCATTTTCGCAAAGAAGAACATCATTTTATTGATCAAGTGTTAGAATGGCAAGAAACGGTGAAGAGACAATATGCGCCAAAGCTAACCGATTTTTTAGATCCACGCGAGCAACAAATTGTGCAAAGCGTCATTGGCCGTGACGAGGAAGTACATTTTTCATTTTTTGGCGGCGCATCGTTTACGGAACGCAAACGGGCGTTATTGTATCCGCCGTATTTTCAGCCTTCAGAAGAAGATTATGAAATTGCTTTATTTGAGGTCCGTTATCCAAGCAAGTTTGTAACGATCGGGCATCGCCAAGTGTTAGGAGCGCTCATGTCGCTCGGGTTGAGGCGCGGCAAATTTGGTGATATTTTAATGAAGGATGAACAAATTCAATTTTTGGCAGCAAACGAAGTGGCTGACTATATTCGTTTGCATTTGCACGCAATCGGCAAAGCGAATGTTTCGGTTGAAAAAAAGCCGTTAACGGACATCATCAAATTAGAAGAAAATTGGCAAGATGCAATGATTACTGTTTCGTCATTAAGGCTTGATGCGATATTATCGCAAGCGTTTCATGCATCGCGGCAAAAAATCCAATCGTGCATTGAAAACGGCCTTGTCAAAGTGAATTGGAAGATTGTTGATCAGGCTCATTTTGAATGCCGGCAGGGAGACGTTCTTTCCGCGCGCGGGTTTGGCCGCTGCAAAATTATCGCGATGGACGGAAAAACGAAAAAGGATAGATGGCGCATTCGCATTGGAATCCAAAAATAA
- a CDS encoding YggT family protein, with translation MDSLLWFLTTLIQIYTYALIIYILMSWFPNARDTKIGQMLATICEPYLEPFRRIIPPIGMIDVSPIVAFLVLRFATKGLYALFDMLNLV, from the coding sequence ATGGATAGTTTGCTATGGTTTTTAACGACATTGATTCAAATTTATACGTATGCGCTCATTATTTACATTTTGATGTCATGGTTTCCGAATGCGCGTGATACGAAAATCGGGCAGATGCTTGCAACGATTTGTGAGCCGTATTTAGAACCGTTTCGCCGCATTATCCCGCCAATCGGAATGATTGACGTTTCTCCGATTGTCGCCTTTTTAGTGCTCCGTTTTGCGACAAAAGGATTGTACGCTCTTTTTGATATGTTAAATTTAGTGTAA
- a CDS encoding DivIVA domain-containing protein: protein MPLTPLDIHNKEFSRGFRGYDEDEVNEFLDQVIKDYEMVIREKKQLEEKVAELTEKLNYFTNIEETLNKSILVAQETAEEVKRNAQKEAKLIIKEAEKNAERIISEALAKSRKIALEIEELKRQSKVFRTRFRMLVEAQLEMLNNSDWDDLMEYEAPEVETGEREELSQS from the coding sequence GTGCCTTTAACGCCATTAGATATTCATAATAAAGAATTTAGCCGAGGTTTTCGTGGCTACGATGAAGATGAAGTGAATGAATTTCTTGATCAAGTTATTAAAGATTATGAGATGGTGATTCGCGAAAAAAAGCAGCTCGAGGAAAAGGTAGCGGAGTTGACCGAAAAGCTGAATTACTTTACGAATATTGAAGAAACATTAAACAAATCGATTTTAGTCGCCCAAGAAACGGCGGAAGAAGTGAAGCGGAACGCGCAAAAAGAGGCGAAGCTGATCATTAAGGAAGCGGAGAAAAACGCGGAGCGCATCATCAGCGAAGCGCTCGCGAAATCGCGGAAAATCGCTCTCGAAATCGAAGAACTGAAACGGCAATCGAAAGTGTTCCGCACACGTTTTCGCATGCTCGTTGAGGCACAGCTGGAAATGCTGAATAACAGCGATTGGGATGATTTAATGGAATATGAAGCGCCTGAAGTGGAAACAGGTGAAAGGGAAGAGCTCTCCCAATCTTGA
- a CDS encoding cell division protein SepF, with translation MGLIKKFKDYFLEEDYDEYEEEYEEEEETREAAKENAKSNVVSLQSVQKSSKVVLIEPRAYAEAQEIADHLKNRRAVVVNLQRIQHDQAKRIVDFLSGTVYAIGGDIQQVGTKIFLCTPDNVDVTGSISIDSDVDTPMKRW, from the coding sequence ATGGGATTAATTAAAAAGTTCAAAGATTATTTTTTAGAGGAAGATTATGACGAATATGAAGAAGAGTATGAGGAAGAGGAAGAAACTCGGGAAGCGGCAAAGGAAAATGCGAAATCCAATGTGGTGAGTTTGCAAAGTGTGCAAAAATCGTCCAAAGTAGTGTTAATTGAGCCGAGAGCGTATGCGGAAGCGCAAGAAATCGCTGACCATTTAAAAAATCGCCGCGCAGTGGTTGTGAATTTGCAACGAATTCAACATGACCAAGCGAAACGTATCGTCGACTTTTTAAGCGGCACCGTATACGCGATTGGCGGAGATATTCAGCAAGTTGGCACGAAAATTTTTTTGTGCACGCCAGATAATGTTGACGTGACTGGTTCGATTTCCATCGACAGTGACGTTGATACGCCAATGAAGAGGTGGTAA